In Candidatus Methylacidithermus pantelleriae, a genomic segment contains:
- a CDS encoding VOC family protein, producing the protein MQNPIPQSIDHPDRMVLKRRSELKVLEIAFSAYPVTDLPRARRFYEGILALEPARLFGTETQGFVEYDIGGSTLGIGNGVEGWEPSPNGGCVALEVEDFPAMVEHLRTSGVPFRVEPVETPVCWLAVISDPDGNSLLIHCLKRSS; encoded by the coding sequence GTGCAAAATCCAATTCCCCAATCCATCGACCATCCCGATCGGATGGTGCTCAAAAGGAGGTCAGAATTGAAAGTGCTTGAGATTGCTTTTTCGGCCTATCCGGTGACGGATTTGCCTCGTGCACGGCGTTTCTACGAGGGAATTTTAGCATTAGAACCGGCCCGGCTTTTTGGAACAGAAACTCAGGGATTTGTCGAATATGACATTGGAGGTAGCACGCTAGGGATCGGAAATGGGGTGGAAGGTTGGGAGCCTTCCCCCAATGGGGGATGTGTAGCTTTGGAAGTGGAGGACTTTCCCGCTATGGTAGAGCACCTGCGTACCAGTGGGGTCCCTTTCCGAGTGGAACCCGTCGAGACACCCGTCTGCTGGCTAGCGGTGATCTCCGACCCAGACGGTAATAGCCTTTTGATCCATTGCCTCAAGCGATCCTCGTAA